One Engraulis encrasicolus isolate BLACKSEA-1 chromosome 5, IST_EnEncr_1.0, whole genome shotgun sequence DNA segment encodes these proteins:
- the LOC134449294 gene encoding toll-like receptor 13, with protein MTKINSHFSMVTSLAIASCLIQSVLGYSYKNCIEKSNVYHQCVHCEFRCFNRGTKNISDFVNDLPITTTTLNISHNNITTEIPDSTFSRLLNLTNLNLDSNNMSNFSKYAFRSLFHLRNLNLSANNLNSLKPGLFQDLARLDQLILYDNNLMTIPPDIFNGCSELNYLTLRKNILQNFTAIVLSVKNLKNLSTLDLGFNKLQSLEHSASLPPSLKELYLTGNELYTLGCKPEFLGHVHVLDLSNNFKLSSVHFKGLNLSEISLLRLRRTNVTVPELLKLTPSLRPVHVDYSGLNLGNNNNAGIKSLCQLLMNSSTEMNRLILQSNNIISLQRDQFSCPKITGSLDLSINRLKTVGCLEFLEGQHSLRTILVEHNLLSELKNCTSQSFYSITFLSYRYNRILKVDHDAFAHTPYLKTLQLNINNIAYLPRNALRNLRQLITLRLDNNLLTDLYAESFINLYNLTTLNLRNNQISVIFNNTFQSLKKLNILDLGGNKIDQFRKGAFNGLESLENIYLDRNRIKQIQLKIFAKFWPTLKILDLQNNHIEYLERKTTSPFAKLSNLTTLKLDNQQPYGMKLIPQNFFSGLTSLTTLSLTYNGISSFGSNTFDDLTNLLWLTLDNSGVGVKPLPPGIFKNLKKLHNLAIENMGIDAVSEQVFGNLTSLRKLNLNRNAMSTIDPAVLENLPNLSYVDLRNTALVCTCNNSELQNWTKNNHRIQIVLLYSMICPHQSHTYFYQFDTKVCYLDIGLYLFVSTSNMVLLFSILPLLYVKLYWKLKYSYYVFRSWFGEQWRRLRDEEKKYQYDAFISYNSADEEWVLKQLVPNLEGNGSSLRLCLHHRDFEPGRYIVDNIVSAVYGSRKTVCVVSRDFLRSEWCSLEIQLASHLLFDELRDVLVLVFLEHVSERQISAYHRMRKVMLKKTYLQWPGLNCTDPGQAQELFWTQLRRALRSSSSSSTPQADKEGGEGGRDGAFTHKDSMACLSQTEDVRDIPV; from the coding sequence ATGACTAAAATAAATTCCCATTTTTCAATGGTGACATCCCTGGCAATTGCATCATGCCTAATCCAGTCAGTCCTTGGTTACAGCTACAAGAATTGCATTGAGAAGTCCAATGTGTATCATCAATGTGTTCACTGTGAATTCAGATGCTTTAACCGTGGCACAAAGAACATCAGTGACTTTGTGAATGATCTACCAATCACAACAACTACACTTAATATTTCTCACAACAACATTACAACAGAGATTCCAGATTCCACTTTCTCTCGCCTCCTAAATCTCACCAATCTAAATCTGGATAGCAATAACATGTCCAACTTCTCCAAATACGCATTCCGTAGTCTTTTTCACTTGAGGAACCTAAACCTTTCTGCCAACAACCTGAATAGTCTTAAGCCAGGCCTTTTTCAAGACCTTGCCAGACTAGACCAGCTGATCCTATATGATAACAATTTGATGACAATCCCTCCAGACATTTTCAATGGATGCTCTGAGCTGAATTATCTCACACTCCGAAAGAACATCTTGCAAAACTTCACAGCCATTGTTTTGTCTGTTAAGAATTTGAAGAATCTGAGTACATTGGATCTGGGCTTTAACAAACTTCAGTCACTTGAGCATTCAGCAAGTCTGCCACCATCCCTTAAAGAACTCTATCTGACTGGCAACGAACTTTACACATTAGGCTGCAAGCCTGAGTTCTTAGGGCATGTACATGTGCTGGATCTCTCAAACAATTTCAAGCTCTCCTCTGTACATTTCAAGGGCTTAAATCTGAGTGAGATTTCCCTTCTCCGTCTTAGACGCACCAATGTGACTGTCCCAGAACTTCTCAAACTCACCCCATCTCTGAGGCCTGTACACGTGGATTACTCTGGTTTGAATCTGGGCAACAACAATAACGCTGGGATCAAGTCCTTGTGCCAACTATTAATGAACTCATCAACAGAAATGAATAGACTCATACTTCAGTCTAACAACATCATCAGTTTGCAACGTGATCAATTCAGTTGCCCTAAAATCACTGGTTCCTTGGATCTTTCAATAAACAGATTGAAGACTGTGGGTTGCTTGGAGTTTCTTGAAGGCCAACACTCTCTGCGGACCATTTTGGTGGAGCACAATCTTTTGTCAGAGCTGAAAAACTGCACAAGCCAATCTTTTTATAGTATTACATTTTTAAGCTACCGGTACAATCGTATTCTTAAGGTGGATCACGATGCATTTGCACACACTCCATATTTGAAGACTCTCCAATTGAACATCAACAATATAGCCTATCTGCCCCGCAATGCTCTGCGCAATCTCAGACAGCTAATTACCCTGCGGCTAGACAATAACCTACTGACAGACCTCTACGCTGAAAGTTTTATTAATCTATACAATTTGACAACACTGAACCTGCGCAACAATCAGATTTCTGTGATCTTCAACAACACATTTCAGTCCCTAAAAAAACTCAATATTCTAGATCTAGGAGGTAACAAAATCGATCAGTTCAGAAAAGGGGCATTCAATGGACTTGAAAGCCTTGAGAATATTTATCTGGACCGTAACCGCATCAAACAGATACAGCTCAAGATATTTGCCAAGTTCTGGCCTACTCTGAAAATTCTGGACTTGCAGAACAATCACATAGAATATCTAGAAAGGAAGACCACCTCCCCATTTGCTAAATTATCAAATCTTACAACTCTGAAACTGGATAACCAGCAACCATATGGAATGAAGCTCATACCTCAGAATTTCTTCTCTGGCCTGACATCCCTAACAACACTTTCACTTACATATAACGGAATCAGTAGTTTTGGATCAAACACATTTGATGATTTGACTAATTTACTGTGGCTTACACTTGACAACTCAGGTGTCGGTGTGAAACCGCTACCGCCAGGCATATTCAAAAATCTGAAGAAACTACACAATTTAGCAATAGAAAACATGGGCATTGATGCCGTATCAGAGCAAGTGTTTGGAAATCTGACATCACTGCGAAAACTAAATCTGAATCGCAATGCCATGTCAACAATAGACCCTGCTGTGTTGGAAAATCTTCCCAATCTCAGCTATGTCGATCTGAGGAATACAGCACTCGTTTGTACTTGCAACAACAGTGAACTCCAAAACTGGACCAAAAACAATCACAGAATTCAGATAGTCCTCTTGTATAGCATGATATGCCCTCATCAGTCTCATACATATTTTTACCAGTTTGACACCAAAGTGTGTTATCTGGACATTGGACTTTACCTCTTTGTCTCAACAAGCAATATGGTGCTTCTATTTTCAATTCTACCTCTGCTTTATGTTAAGCTCTACTGGAAGCTTAAGTACAGTTATTATGTGTTCCGGTCATGGTTTGGGGAACAGTGGCGGCGTCTGCGTGACGAGGAGAAGAAATACCAATACGATGCCTTCATCTCCTACAACTCAGCGGACGAGGAGTGGGTGCTGAAGCAGCTGGTGCCAAACTTGGAGGGGAACGGCTCGTCTCTCCGACTCTGCCTCCACCACCGGGACTTTGAGCCGGGGCGCTACATCGTGGACAACATCGTGTCGGCAGTGTACGGGAGCCGCAAGACCGTGTGCGTGGTGAGCCGGGACTTCCTGCGCAGCGAGTGGTGTTCGCTGGAGATCCAGTTGGCCAGCCACCTCCTGTTCGACGAGCTGCGGGACGTGCTGGTGCTGGTCTTTCTGGAACACGTCTCCGAGAGACAGATCTCGGCCTACCACCGCATGCGCAAGGTCATGCTGAAGAAGACCTACCTGCAGTGGCCCGGCCTGAACTGCACCGACCCGGGCCAGGCCCAGGAGCTCTTCTGGACCCAGCTGAGGAGGGCtctcaggagcagcagcagcagcagcacgcccCAGGCAGACAAGGAGGGGGGCGAGGGGGGCAGAGACGGGGCTTTCACTCACAAAGACTCCATGGCATGTCTGTCACAGACAGAGGATGTGAGAGATATCCCTGTGTGA
- the si:dkey-250k15.4 gene encoding serine/arginine repetitive matrix protein 1 — protein sequence MSHLKSKEKPRPDKRNVLDVFSKHFKSQTSTPVSTTACCSSCKNGDGYETLQSNAMSAKGKRLKTRKERDQIKQGCNGQKMKSHSRHKQIVRREGREKESFQSSNSLSHTLLQEKFAKAFPSKEPSFITDRRLLGHQGLFNHEVKSFDIERLLTEERKSVRSKNHLGHSDRMLQSPTLSPTQHSGNEKECPPKQKHEVSGKCRRKSISSESRCGVSARSQTCSQSDEKGGDGGTASQESMVSPFQRNTECVVEISPSESNSVAILSSPPRSSASNNMQLLTPRISPERHKGPHTHHAEYPLQPEFLHAHTQHAECTPTHQRPRVPHTKAQMTHNTPDSPITGEAGHVNLHQKGGNGETEREKQQPKVASHLISLVASRLCKSLERPVMMRHHLLAECRSTILHALHESHGTEVQQNLVRLHSKLGSGEKQEGNENGSGMHGDDPEEKCTALMDSQCSATEQDFGQQRPSSKRRRKQTCPQRRTPASANARRTPASATARTPTPQQPPSEPRRHSSPRTPQGVPWSFDMATQQRVHVESANEIPDPFSLEPQAGHNTLLTVMNTSPEWPPRTAHNTLLAVTSTPPEWPPHTALPCLWNKQHHQEELPPLPVINPYEKWRHDPGVSFPFQAEYQAQREDPYHTYRALPQEYQAQHDNPYYTYRALPQGGARRQAQHLSVHQHHQFDRTRQRANAGPSDSAHTSLDSLQLQPYFRFQHPLGSANVSVASSSTDMTLYPPSELLHMAMSPPKPPPASPEAWSYPRMRLY from the exons ATGAGCCATTTGAAAAGTAAAGAAAAACCACGTCCCGACAAAAGAAACGTGCTGGATGTTTTCAGCAAACATTTCAAGTCTCAAACCTCTACCCCAGTTTCAACAACTGCATGTTGCTCATCTTGTAAAAATGGAGATGGTTACGAAACTTTACAGAGTAATGCAATGTCTGCCAAAGGGAAACGTCTGAAGACTCGTAAGGAGAGAGATCAGATAAAACAGGGATGCAATGGGCAAAAAATGAAATCACACTCCCGCCACAAACAAATTGTCAGAAGAGAAGGCAGAGAAAAAGAGTCATTTCAATCCTCTAATTCACTCTCTCATACGCTCCTTCAAGAAAAATTTGCCAAAGCTTTCCCCTCAAAAGAGCCCTCCTTTATCACGGACAGACGCCTTCTTGGCCATCAAGGTCTGTTCAACCATGAGGTGAAGTCATTTGATATAGAACGTTTGCTGACTGAAGAGAGGAAGTCAGTAAGGTCCAAAAACCACTTAGGCCACTCTGACAGAATGTTGCAATCACCCACTCTGTCTCCCACTCAGCACTCAGGAAACGAGAAGGAATGTCCACCGAAACAAAAACATGAAGTGTCTGGGAAATGCAGGAGAAAGAGTATCTCCTCTGAGAGTAGATGTGGAGTCTCAGCAAGAAGTCAAACGTGTTCACAAAGTGACGAGAAGGGAGGAGACGGAGGTACAGCCAGTCAAGAATCGATGGTGTCCCCTTTTCAGAGAAATACAGAATGTGTGGTGGAAATATCACCATCTGAAAGCAACTCTGTTGCGATTCTGTCCTCCCCTCCCAGAAGTTCTGCGTCAAATAACATGCAGCTGTTAACGCCAAGGATTTCGCCTGAAAGGCACAAGGGCCCCCATACGCACCATGCCGAGTACCCTCTTCAGCCAGAGTTTCTGCATGCCCATACTCAACATGCAGAGTGCACACCTACACACCAGAGACCCAGAGTGCCTCACACAAAGGCACAGATGACTCATAACACCCCAGACTCGCCCATAACTGGAGAAGCAGGCCATGTCAATCTTCATCAAAAAGGAGGGAATGGTGAAACCGAGAGGGAAAAGCAACAGCCAAAAGTAGCCAGTCATCTGATCAGCCTTGTGGCCAGCCGCCTGTGCAAGTCTCTCGAACGCCCTGTAATGATGCGCCACCACCTGTTGGCGGAGTGCAGGTCCACAATTCTCCATGCGCTGCACGAGAGCCACGGCACAGAGGTTCAGCAGAATCTGGTCAGGCTGCACTCAAAGCTGGGCTCCGGAGAAAAGCAAGAAGGCAACGAAAATGGCAGCGGGATGCACGGTGACGACCCAGAGGAAAAGtgcacag CACTTATGGATTCTCAGTGCAGTGCCACAGAACAAGACTTTGGGCAGCAGAGACCCAGCAGCAAGAGGAGGCGGAAGCAGACCTGTCCCCAGAGGCGGACACCTGCTAGTGCCAACGCCCGGCGGACCCCTGCCAGTGCCACTGCCCGGACCCCCACTCCCCAGCAGCCCCCCAGTGAACCACGCCGCCACAGCAGCCCCAGGACACCACAG GGTGTCCCTTGGAGTTTCGACATGGCAACACAGCAAAGGGTTCATGTTGAATCGGCAAATGAAATCCCTGACCCGTTCTCTCTGGAACCCCAAGCAGGCCATAATACTTTACTGACTGTGATGAATACCTCACCTGAATGGCCCCCACGCACTGCCCATAATACTTTACTGGCTGTAACAAGCACCCCACCTGAATGGCCACCACACACCGCCTTACCCTGTCTCTGGAACAAGCAACATCACCAGGAGGAACTCCCCCCACTGCCCGTGATCAACCCCTACGAGAAATGGAGACACGACCCGGGTGTGAGCTTTCCCTTCCAGGCAGAATACCAGGCACAGCGCGAGGATCCTTACCACACTTACAGAGCCCTGCCACAAGAATACCAGGCGCAGCACGACAATCCTTACTACACTTACAGAGCCCTACCACAAGGTGGCGCACGTAGACAGGCTCAGCACTTGTCTGTGCATCAGCATCATCAGTTTGACCGCACCAGGCAGCGTGCTAACGCTGGCCCTTCTGACTCGGCTCACACTTCCCTGGACAGCCTGCAGCTCCAGCCCTACTTCCGCTTTCAGCACCCACTCGGCTCTGCCAACGTCTCTGTGGCATCCAGCAGCACAGACATGACCCTCTACCCCCCCTCCGAGCTTCTGCACATGGCCATGTCTCCACCCAAGCCTCCCCCTGCCAGTCCAGAGGCCTGGTCGTACCCCAGGATGAGGTTGTACTGA
- the tlr21 gene encoding toll-like receptor 21 — MTKIKCHFSLVTTLTIASCLIQSVLGYSYMNCIDMSNVIHCVHCEFRCLHRGTKNISDFVDDLPITTTTLNISHNNITAEIPDYIFSHLPNLTYLNLDSNNISNFSEDALRNLFQLKNLNLSANNLNSLKPGLFQDLVGLNQLILYDNNLMTIPPDIFNGCSKLNYLTLRKNILQNFTAIALSVQNLKNLSKFDLGFNKLQSLEHSASLPPSLKELYLTANELHTLGCTSEFLEHVHVLDLSNNFKLSSVHFKGLNLSEISLLRLRRTNVTVPELLKLAPSLKPVHVDYSGLNLGNSSNVGIKSLCQLLTNSSTEMNRLILQSNNIISLQRDQFSCPKITGSLDLSMNGLKTVGCLEFLEGQRSLQNISVEHNHLSELKNCTTQSFYSVTFLSYRFNRILKVNADAFAHTPNLKTLQLNINIIAYLHPKALCNLTHLITLRLDNNLLTDLYNDSFIDLHNLTTLNLRNNHISVIFNDTFQSLKKLHIVDLGGNKIAQFQKRAFNGLESLENIYLDGNRITQIQLKIFAKLWPTLKILDLQHNYIEYLERKTTSPFAKLSNLTTLKLDNQQPYGIMFLPQNFFSGLTSLTALSLKYNGISGFGSNTSHDLTNLQWLTIDYSGVGVKPLPAGIFKHLKKLQSLAIENMGIDVISEQVFGNLTSLRKLNLNRNAMSTIDPAVLENLPHLNYVDLRDTPLVCTCNNSELQNWTKNNRRIQIVLLYSMTCPHQSHTSYFHQFDTKVCYLDIGLYFFVSTSIVVLLLTTLPLLYVKLYWKLKYSYYVIRSWFGEQWRRLRDEEKKCQYDAFISYNSADEEWVLKQLVPNLEGNGSSLRLCLHHRDFEPGRYIVDNIVSAVYGSRKTVCVVSRDFLRSEWCSLEIQLASHLLFDELRDVLVLVFLEHVSERQISAYHRMRKVMLKKTYLQWPGLNCTDPGQAQELFWTQLRRALRSSSSSSSSSTPQADKEGGEGGRDGAFTHKDSMACLSQTEDVRDIPV, encoded by the coding sequence ATGACTAAAATAAAATGCCATTTTTCATTGGTGACAACCCTGACAATTGCATCATGCCTGATCCAGTCAGTCCTTGGCTACAGCTACATGAATTGCATTGACATGTCTAACGTGATTCACTGTGTTCACTGTGAATTCAGATGCCTTCATCGTGGCACAAAGAACATCAGTGACTTTGTGGATGATCTACCAATCACAACAACTACACTCAATATTTCTCACAACAACATCACAGCAGAGATTCCAGATTACATTTTTTCTCACCTCCCAAATCTCACCTATCTGAATCTGGATAGCAATAACATCTCCAACTTCTCTGAAGACGCACTCCGCAATCTTTTTCAATTGAAGAACCTAAACCTTTCTGCCAACAACCTGAATAGTCTTAAGCCAGGCCTTTTTCAAGACCTTGTCGGACTTAACCAGCTGATCCTGTATGATAACAATTTGATGACAATTCCTCCAGACATTTTCAATGGATGCTCTAAGCTGAATTATCTCACACTCCGAAAGAACATCTTGCAAAACTTCACAGCCATTGCTTTGTCTGTTCAGAATTTGAAGAATCTAAGTAAATTTGATCTGGGCTTTAACAAACTTCAGTCACTTGAGCATTCAGCAAGCCTGCCACCATCGCTTAAGGAACTTTATCTAACTGCCAACGAACTTCACACATTAGGGTGCACGTCAGAGTTCTTAGAGCATGTACATGTGCTGGATCTCTCAAACAATTTCAAGCTGTCCTCTGTACATTTCAAGGGCTTAAATCTGAGTGAGATTTCCCTTCTCCGCCTTAGACGCACCAATGTGACTGTCCCAGAACTTCTCAAACTCGCCCCATCTCTGAAGCCTGTACACGTGGATTACTCTGGTTTGAATCTGGGAAACAGCAGTAACGTTGGGATCAAGTCCTTGTGCCAACTATTAACGAACTCATCAACAGAAATGAATAGACTCATACTTCAGTCTAACAACATCATCAGTTTGCAACGTGATCAATTCAGTTGCCCCAAAATCACTGGTTCCTTGGATCTTTCAATGAATGGATTGAAGACTGTGGGTTGCTTGGAGTTTCTTGAAGGCCAACGCTCTCTGCAGAACATTTCAGTGGAGCACAATCATTTGTCAGAGCTGAAAAACTGCACAACCCAATCATTTTATAGTGTTACATTTTTAAGCTACCGGTTCAATCGCATTCTAAAGGTGAATGCTgatgcatttgcacacacacctaaTTTGAAGACTCTCCAGTTGAACATCAACATAATAGCCTATCTGCACCCCAAAGCTCTGTGTAATCTCACACATCTAATTACCTTGCGACTAGACAATAACCTACTCACAGACCTATACAATGACAGTTTTATTGATCTACACAATTTGACAACGCTCAACTTGCGCAACAATCACATTTCTGTGATTTTCAACGACACATTTCAGTCCCTAAAAAAACTCCATATTGTGGATTTAGGAGGTAACAAAATCGCTCAATTCCAAAAACGTGCATTCAATGGACTTGAAAGCCTTGAGAATATTTATCTTGACGGTAACCGTATCACACAGATACAGCTCAAGATATTTGCCAAGCTCTGGCCTACTCTGAAAATTCTGGACTTGCAGCACAATTACATAGAATATCTAGAAAGGAAGACCACCTCCCCATTTGCTAAATTATCAAATCTTACAACTCTGAAACTGGATAACCAGCAACCATATGGAATAATGTTCCTACCTCAGAATTTCTTCTCTGggctgacatcactgacagcactTTCACTTAAATATAATGGAATCAGTGGTTTTGGATCAAACACCTCTCATGACTTGACTAATTTGCAGTGGCTTACTATTGACTACTCAGGTGTCGGTGTGAAACCGCTACCGGCAGGTATATTCAAACATTTGAAAAAACTACAATCTTTAGCAATAGAAAACATGGGCATTGATGTCATATCAGAGCAAGTATTTGGAAATCTGACGTCACTGCGAAAACTAAACCTGAATCGCAATGCCATGTCAACAATAGACCCTGCTGTGTTGGAAAACCTTCCCCATCTCAACTATGTCGATTTGAGGGACACACCACTCGTTTGCACTTGCAACAACAGTGAACTCCAAAACTGGACCAAAAACAATCGCAGAATTCAGATAGTCCTTTTATATAGCATGACATGCCCTCATCAGTCTCATACAAGTTATTTTCACCAATTTGACACCAAAGTGTGTTATCTGGACATTGGACTTTACTTCTTTGTCTCAACAAGCATTGTGGTGCTTCTACTTACAACCCTACCCCTGCTTTATGTTAAGCTCTACTGGAAGCTTAAGTACAGTTATTATGTGATTCGGTCATGGTTTGGGGAACAGTGGCGGCGTCTGCGTGACGAGGAGAAGAAATGCCAATACGATGCCTTCATCTCCTACAACTCAGCGGACGAGGAGTGGGTGCTGAAGCAGCTGGTGCCAAACTTGGAGGGGAACGGCTCGTCTCTCCGACTCTGCCTCCACCACCGGGACTTTGAGCCGGGGCGCTACATCGTGGACAACATTGTGTCGGCAGTGTACGGGAGCCGCAAGACCGTGTGCGTGGTGAGCCGGGACTTCCTGCGTAGCGAGTGGTGTTCGCTGGAGATCCAGCTGGCCAGCCACCTCCTGTTCGACGAGCTGCGGGACGTGCTGGTGCTGGTCTTTCTGGAGCACGTCTCCGAGAGACAGATCTCGGCCTACCACCGCATGCGCAAGGTCATGCTGAAGAAGACCTACCTGCAGTGGCCCGGCCTGAACTGCACCGACCCGGGCCAGGCCCAGGAGCTCTTCTGGACCCAGCTGAGAAGGGCtctcaggagcagcagcagcagcagcagcagcagcacgcccCAGGCAGACAAGGAGGGGGGCGAGGGGGGCAGAGACGGGGCTTTCACTCACAAAGACTCCATGGCATGTCTGTCACAGACAGAGGATGTGAGAGATATCCCTGTGTGA